One genomic region from Bufo bufo chromosome 3, aBufBuf1.1, whole genome shotgun sequence encodes:
- the LOC120995967 gene encoding tubulin alpha chain produces the protein MRECISIHVGQAGVQIGNACWELYCLEHGIQPDGQMPSDKTIGGGDDSFNTFFSETGAGKHVPRAVFVDLEPTVIDEVRTGTYRQLFHPEQLITGKEDAANNYARGHYTIGKEIIDLVLDRIRKLADQCTGLQGFLVFHSFGGGTGSGFTSLLMERLSVDYGKKSKLEFAIYPAPQVSTAVVEPYNSILTTHTTLEHSDCAFMVDNEAIYDICRRNLDIERPSYTNLNRLISQIVSSITASLRFDGALNVDLTEFQTNLVPYPRIHFPLATYAPVISAEKAYHEQLTVADITNACFEPANQMVKCDPRHGKYMACCLLYRGDVVPKDVNAAIATIKTKRSIQFVDWCPTGFKVGINYQPPTVVPGGDLAKVQRAVCMLSNTTAIAEAWARLDHKFDLMYAKRAFVHWYVGEGMEEGEFSEAREDMAALEKDYEEVGADSAEAEDEGEEY, from the exons ATG CGTGAGTGTATCTCCATACATGTTGGTCAGGCGGGTGTACAGATTGGTAacgcctgctgggagttgtactgcCTGGAACATGGCATCCAGCCTGATGGACAGATGCCCAGCGACAAGACCATTGGAGGAGGCGATGATTCCTTCAACACTTTCTTCAGTGAGACTGGAGCTGGCAAACATGTCCCTAGGGCTGTGTTTGTGGACCTGGAGCCTACAGTTATTG ATGAGGTACGCACTGGCACATACCGCCAGCTTTTCCATCCCGAGCAACTGATCACTGGAAAAGAAGATGCTGCCAACAACTATGCCCGTGGTCACTACACTATTGGCAAGGAAATCATTGATCTGGTGCTTGACAGAATCCGCAAACTG gctgatcagtgcacAGGTCTTCAGGGTTTCCTGGTCTTCCACAGCTTTGGTGGTGGGACTGGTTCTGGCTTCACCTCTCTGCTGATGGAACGTCTCTCTGTTGATTATGGAAAGAAGTCCAAGCTGGAGTTCGCCATCTACCCAGCTCCCCAAGTGTCCACTGCTGTTGTTGAGCCCTACAACTCCATCCTGACCACTCACACCACACTTGAGCACTCTGACTGTGCTTTCATGGTAGACAATGAGGCCATCTATGACATCTGCCGTAGAAATCTAGACATTGAGCGCCCAAGTTACACTAATCTTAATCGCCTTATTAGTCAGATAGTGTCCTCCATCACGGCTTCTCTTAGATTTGATGGAGCCTTGAATGTAGATCTGACAGAGTTCCAGACTAACTTGGTGCCCTATCCTCGTATCCACTTCCCTCTTGCCACCTATGCCCCAGTTATCTCTGCAGAGAAAGCTTACCATGAGCAGCTGACAGTAGCAGACATAACCAATGCTTGCTTTGAGCCAGCCAACCAGATGGTGAAATGTGACCCACGTCATGGTAAATACATGGCTTGCTGCCTGTTGTACCGTGGTGATGTGGTGCCCAAAGATGTCAATGCAGCTATTGCCACCATCAAGACCAAGCGTAGCATCCAGTTTGTGGACTGGTGTCCAACTGGTTTTAAGGTTGGTATTAACTATCAGCCACCAACTGTGGTTCCTGGTGGGGATCTGGCCAAGGTACAGCGTGCTGTGTGTATGCTGAGCAACACCACTGCTATTGCAGAGGCCTGGGCTAGGCTGGACCATAAGTTTGACCTTATGTATGCCAAGCGTGCCTTTGTGCACTGGTATGTAGGTGAGGGTATGGAGGAGGGAGAGTTCTCTGAGGCCCGTGAGGACATGGCTGCCCTGGAGAAGGATTATGAAGAAGTTGGGGCAGATAGTGCTGAAGCAGAGGATGAAGGCGAAGAGTATTAA